The proteins below are encoded in one region of Silene latifolia isolate original U9 population chromosome 2, ASM4854445v1, whole genome shotgun sequence:
- the LOC141642127 gene encoding putative carboxylesterase 2, which yields MEEVMKEIMKATASINQEDLLHDFRPMLVIYKDGRVERFLGTQSVPPSIDSLTGVESKDVISTETGVSVRLYKPQCVESDEKVPLLVYFHGGGFVLETAASPLFHSYLNVLSSKAKIIIVSVNYRRAPEHPLPAAYDDSWAALEWVRSGLAGAEPWLSQHVDPARVFLAGDSAGANISHHMAKRVAKSNNPDGKITLKGLVLVHPYFWGKDRIGSELQKLNPTTGTKQTSDDSESMIDKMWKLAHPGTTGCDDPWINPGMDPELGELAGEKVLVFVAEQDTLRDRGFHYKDLLVKSGWKGEVQVIETEGEGHVFHLFNPSSPKASELMDQFVEFINTC from the coding sequence ATGGAAGAAGTAATGAAAGAAATAATGAAAGCAACTGCAAGCATTAACCAAGAAGATTTATTGCATGATTTCAGGCCAATGTTAGTAATCTACAAAGATGGAAGAGTTGAAAGGTTCCTAGGCACTCAGTCAGTCCCACCATCCATTGACAGTCTAACCGGTGTCGAATCGAAAGATGTTATCTCGACTGAGACGGGTGTCTCAGTAAGATTGTACAAGCCACAGTGTGTAGAATCTGATGAAAAAGTGCCACTTTTAGTGTATTTTCATGGAGGTGGATTTGTTTTGGAAACTGCAGCATCTCCACTTTTTCACAGTTATCTCAATGTGTTGTCTTCTAAGGCTAAGATTATCATAGTGTCAGTGAATTATAGGAGAGCACCTGAACACCCTCTTCCTGCAGCCTACGATGATTCGTGGGCTGCACTTGAGTGGGTCAGATCGGGTTTGGCAGGTGCTGAACCTTGGCTCAGCCAGCACGTGGACCCGGCCAGGGTTTTCCTGGCCGGGGACAGTGCTGGGGCTAATATATCCCATCATATGGCTAAGCGAGTAGCCAAGAGTAACAACCCAGATGGTAAAATTACGCTGAAAGGACTCGTGTTGGTTCACCCTTACTTCTGGGGTAAGGACCGGATTGGGTCCGAGCTCCAGAAGTTGAATCCAACTACTGGGACCAAACAGACATCAGATGATTCAGAATCGATGATTGATAAAATGTGGAAGTTAGCCCATCCGGGAACTACCGGGTGTGACGATCCATGGATTAACCCGGGCATGGATCCGGAGCTAGGGGAGCTGGCTGGAGAGAAGGTATTGGTTTTCGTAGCGGAACAAGAtacattaagggacaggggatTCCATTACAAAGACTTGTTGGTTAAGAGTGGATGGAAAGGAGAAGTACAAGTGATCGAGACGGAAGGGGAAGGCCATGTGTTCCACTTGTTCAACCCTAGCTCACCCAAAGCTTCTGAACTTATGGATCAGTTTGTTGAATTCATTAACACATGTTGA